One genomic window of Stieleria sp. JC731 includes the following:
- a CDS encoding TIGR03545 family protein, with translation MIRWRYLVTRVLIVLAVLVIVRLGMGPVARWATIMGLQTATGAKVEIGSTHVMLFPPRVRYEDFRVADPRDNKELRDALRADLIELELDGDAMMHRRLVANRGRITGIQVGSSRETSGHFEPEEPSEDDIPSLSDGPGVMSQMIGGITDKLTDQVEQAADELETVRTSQDIKQRYEREYDDLAKRAKELETKIREFKSNAKAIENPLRDWDRIGTTVNLADETRAELKSIIASLETLPQRFQSDLAKLELAKQADLKRIDQFVPGDLSQSQNAGIDLVSHAVRDQITTIKQYWENGRTIANYTVVAPENERARGVDIDLLGQTRKPDILVRSCEIQGLMRAGGESYSLTGTVENMTPSPTLLDEPLRAELQLNGPQTVKVGYVRDRRSGSDVDRLTIHWPESEAPTMRMGDDKDAVVSINGGRREIWVQMRSEGDQVHGILACKQTGVKLGLDVDSKYETLAATDALRQSLSDVDMITIKAEFEGTWDHLAMKMDTNLGDILKNAASDAIAKQVEATKAKMVAKADKALLDQQQQLTTWFATKSASSQQLVAKADQLLADLGKDVLGGVDSSEVTIGRLNDLLRSRLR, from the coding sequence CCGCTACGAAGACTTTCGTGTTGCCGATCCGCGTGACAACAAAGAATTGCGCGACGCATTACGTGCAGACCTTATCGAACTGGAACTTGATGGCGACGCGATGATGCATCGCCGTTTGGTTGCCAACCGTGGGCGGATCACCGGAATTCAGGTCGGTTCGTCGCGAGAAACATCGGGACACTTTGAACCCGAAGAGCCCAGCGAAGATGACATCCCGAGCCTGTCGGACGGACCCGGTGTGATGAGCCAAATGATTGGCGGCATCACTGACAAGTTGACCGATCAGGTTGAGCAAGCTGCTGATGAGCTGGAAACCGTTCGTACTAGTCAAGACATCAAGCAGCGCTACGAACGCGAGTACGATGATCTTGCGAAACGTGCGAAAGAGCTTGAAACGAAAATTCGCGAGTTCAAAAGCAATGCCAAGGCGATCGAGAACCCGTTGCGAGATTGGGATCGAATCGGCACCACCGTTAATCTGGCTGATGAGACACGCGCCGAGTTGAAATCGATCATCGCTTCGCTCGAGACTTTGCCGCAGCGATTTCAATCTGACCTGGCGAAGTTGGAACTGGCTAAGCAAGCTGATTTGAAGCGAATCGATCAGTTCGTTCCCGGCGACCTATCACAATCACAAAACGCCGGTATCGATTTGGTCAGTCATGCTGTTCGAGACCAGATCACAACCATCAAGCAGTACTGGGAAAACGGCCGGACAATCGCCAACTATACGGTCGTCGCGCCTGAAAACGAACGAGCCCGAGGTGTGGATATCGATCTGTTAGGCCAGACACGCAAGCCAGATATTCTGGTGCGAAGCTGCGAGATCCAAGGCCTAATGCGTGCCGGTGGCGAGTCCTATTCGCTGACCGGGACGGTCGAGAATATGACGCCTTCGCCAACACTGCTCGATGAACCTTTGCGTGCTGAACTGCAACTGAACGGACCTCAGACTGTCAAAGTTGGCTACGTTCGCGACCGTCGCAGTGGTAGCGACGTCGATCGCTTGACCATCCATTGGCCTGAGTCTGAAGCCCCAACAATGCGGATGGGAGACGACAAAGACGCGGTCGTTTCGATCAATGGTGGACGACGCGAAATTTGGGTTCAGATGCGTAGCGAAGGTGATCAAGTCCATGGCATCCTGGCGTGTAAGCAAACGGGCGTCAAACTTGGCTTGGACGTCGATTCCAAATACGAAACCCTTGCCGCAACCGATGCACTTCGCCAAAGCTTGTCCGATGTGGATATGATCACGATCAAGGCAGAGTTCGAAGGAACCTGGGACCATCTCGCAATGAAGATGGATACCAACCTAGGCGACATCTTGAAGAACGCTGCTAGCGATGCAATCGCAAAACAAGTGGAAGCGACCAAAGCCAAGATGGTTGCCAAAGCAGACAAAGCCTTGCTTGATCAACAGCAGCAACTGACAACTTGGTTCGCAACGAAGAGTGCAAGTTCACAGCAGCTTGTTGCGAAGGCTGATCAGTTGTTAGCCGACCTTGGAAAAGATGTCTTAGGTGGTGTTGATTCTTCTGAGGTGACGATCGGTCGGCTGAACGATCTCTTGAGAAGCCGCCTTCGCTGA